The following proteins are encoded in a genomic region of Candidatus Rokuibacteriota bacterium:
- a CDS encoding 3-isopropylmalate dehydratase small subunit — translation MNLYGKAWKYGDNVDTDQIIPARYLVTSDPSELGKHCMEDADPEFAKKVRIGDVLVGLRNFGCGSSREHAPISIRAAGVSAVIAKSFARIFYRNSINLGLPLFECPEAAERIEQGDDLELNPVTGEIKNLTRGESYQAQPLPEFARAIMAAGGLMNYVAKKQGLGKSMDPTASNYDTRQD, via the coding sequence ATGAACCTGTACGGCAAAGCCTGGAAGTACGGGGACAACGTCGACACGGACCAGATCATTCCGGCCCGCTACCTGGTGACCTCGGACCCGTCGGAGCTGGGCAAGCACTGCATGGAGGACGCAGACCCCGAATTTGCCAAGAAGGTCCGGATCGGGGATGTCCTGGTCGGGCTCAGGAACTTCGGCTGCGGCTCCTCGCGCGAGCACGCCCCGATCTCGATCAGGGCCGCGGGGGTGTCGGCGGTGATCGCCAAGTCCTTCGCCCGGATCTTCTACCGGAACTCGATCAACCTGGGGCTTCCCCTGTTCGAGTGCCCGGAAGCTGCCGAGCGGATCGAGCAGGGAGATGATCTGGAGCTCAACCCAGTGACGGGCGAGATCAAGAACCTGACCAGAGGGGAGAGCTATCAGGCCCAGCCGCTGCCCGAGTTCGCGCGCGCAATCATGGCGGCGGGCGGGTTGATGAACTACGTCGCGAAGAAGCAGGGGCTCGGCAAGTCAATGGATCCTACTGCCTCCAACTATGACACACGGCAAGACTAG